The following are encoded in a window of Candidatus Effluviviaceae Genus V sp. genomic DNA:
- a CDS encoding V-type ATP synthase subunit F, which produces MPKEIAFIGDRDSVWGFRAFGIHAMPVGDPAEGREALASAVDEGFSIIFVTEDVYEACGDAIEQYRDAAIPTITVLPSVTGSRGLIAAEIQRAVSAAVGADILSEAGRG; this is translated from the coding sequence ATGCCTAAGGAGATCGCGTTCATCGGAGACCGGGACTCGGTGTGGGGGTTCCGCGCGTTCGGGATCCACGCCATGCCGGTAGGTGACCCCGCGGAGGGGAGAGAGGCGCTCGCGTCGGCGGTCGACGAGGGCTTCTCCATCATCTTCGTGACCGAGGATGTCTACGAGGCGTGCGGTGACGCGATCGAGCAGTACAGGGATGCGGCGATTCCGACCATCACAGTACTCCCGAGCGTGACCGGCTCGCGGGGGCTCATCGCCGCCGAGATCCAGCGCGCCGTCTCGGCCGCGGTCGGCGCCGATATCCTGAGCGAGGCCGGGCGCGGGTAG
- a CDS encoding V-type ATP synthase subunit K gives MSMEGLMLGLAGAAIAAALAGTGSAVGTGIAGQAGSGVVAEDPEKFGRLLLLQALPGTQGIYGIVGLFLAINKVTELGMTAMTVGEGWRVLFACIPLAITGLTSGMYQGKVAGAACGLVAKRPDEMGKGMIFAIVVETYAVLGLLGTILLLGAIEGA, from the coding sequence CTGAGCATGGAAGGACTGATGCTGGGATTGGCGGGAGCCGCGATCGCGGCGGCCCTCGCCGGAACCGGATCGGCCGTCGGCACAGGCATCGCCGGCCAGGCGGGATCCGGCGTCGTGGCGGAGGACCCCGAGAAGTTCGGGCGGCTCCTTCTGCTGCAGGCGCTCCCGGGAACCCAGGGCATCTACGGCATCGTCGGGCTTTTTCTCGCCATCAACAAGGTGACGGAGCTCGGGATGACGGCCATGACGGTGGGAGAGGGCTGGCGCGTTCTCTTCGCGTGCATCCCGCTTGCAATCACCGGACTGACGTCGGGCATGTACCAGGGCAAGGTCGCGGGCGCGGCGTGCGGACTCGTTGCGAAGCGGCCCGACGAGATGGGCAAGGGCATGATCTTCGCGATCGTCGTGGAGACGTACGCGGTCCTCGGGCTCCTCGGCACGATCCTTCTGCTGGGCGCCATCGAGGGCGCGTAG